A stretch of Cryptomeria japonica unplaced genomic scaffold, Sugi_1.0 HiC_scaffold_1576, whole genome shotgun sequence DNA encodes these proteins:
- the LOC131873358 gene encoding uncharacterized protein LOC131873358, which yields MDSSKNQQNNNNNKSSKVTSTTSLGKRRSLNKRARNRAKGHQRREDPANSTMSSPKASEYGSQASPLRQPATPNEITKVTILGAAGGIGQPLALLLMLHSEYVQHLALYDLVHVRGIAADLSHVDRQCKVTAHLGPDELTEAVRDAKVIVIPAGLAQKPGMSRDDLFGSNAKIMYNLAKVCAQVNPSAHLAIISNPVNSLVPLTCEVYQRILGAGSRKEKSADSNSALSQPAAPPASPGAAAPAGSSAQKSAGKQQQQQQCFHDCCRRIFGVTTLDVVRASTLSAKSAFFKPEPNGLFKDPAKIAIPVVGGHAGKTIIPLLSQSTMKVDKKRLIEEKATTLTLIESIQQAGIEVLNAKKGAGSATLAMAYSACRFTISLLRAQQGEPNIIECAYVRHQQPLVSDLEYFAAPLVLSKDGYVKTQGFSLNKLLPYEQQMIEEGAKELRMSVAKGEDFAKEQLSSEKL from the coding sequence ATGGACTCATCTAAAAACCagcagaacaacaacaacaacaagagcaGCAAAGTAACAAGTACAACCAGTTTAGGTAAGAGGCGCAGCTTGAACAAGCGCGCTCGGAATAGGGCCAAAGGACACCAGCGACGCGAAGATCCGGCAAACTCCACCATGTCGAGCCCGAAGGCTTCAGAATACGGTTCGCAAGCGTCACCGCTGCGCCAACCGGCGACACCAAACGAGATAACCAAGGTGACCATATTGGGGGCCGCAGGTGGCATTGGCCAGCCATTGGCGTTGCTGTTGATGCTGCACTCGGAGTACGTGCAGCATTTGGCGCTTTACGATCTGGTTCATGTGCGCGGCATTGCCGCCGACCTGTCGCACGTTGACCGCCAATGCAAGGTGACCGCACACTTGGGCCCTGACGAGCTAACCGAGGCTGTGCGCGACGCTAAGGTGATCGTCATACCTGCCGGCTTGGCCCAAAAGCCGGGCATGTCGCGCGACGATTTGTTTGGCTCAAACGCCAAGATCATGTACAATCTAGCGAAGGTTTGCGCCCAGGTGAACCCAAGCGCGCATTTGGCAATTATTTCGAACCCGGTGAACTCTCTGGTGCCGCTTACCTGTGAGGTGTATCAGAGAATTTTGGGCGCTGGCAGCCGTAAAGAGAAATCGGCGGATTCCAATTCGGCCCTCTCGCAGCCAGCCGCTCCACCTGCTTCACCTGGCGCAGCTGCGCCCGCGGGTTCAAGTGCGCAAAAGTCGGCGGGcaagcagcagcagcagcagcagtgCTTCCATGATTGCTGCCGGCGAATTTTCGGGGTCACCACGCTGGACGTCGTGCGCGCCTCCACCCTGAGCGCCAAGAGCGCCTTCTTCAAGCCCGAGCCCAACGGTCTGTTCAAGGATCCGGCCAAGATTGCCATACCTGTGGTGGGCGGCCACGCCGGCAAGACCATCATTCCTCTGCTGTCGCAATCAACCATGAAAGTGGACAAGAAGCGTCTGATTGAGGAGAAAGCAACCACGCTCACCCTGATCGAGAGCATCCAACAGGCTGGCATCGAGGTGCTCAACGCCAAGAAGGGCGCCGGCTCGGCCACCTTGGCGATGGCTTACTCGGCTTGCCGGTTCACCATATCGTTGTTGCGCGCGCAACAAGGCGAACCGAACATAATCGAGTGCGCCTATGTTAGGCACCAGCAGCCGCTTGTGTCGGATCTGGAATATTTTGCCGCTCCTCTAGTTCTAAGCAAGGATGGTTATGTTAAAACGCAAGGTTTCAGTCTCAACAAGTTGTTGCCCTACGAGCAGCAGATGATCGAGGAGGGCGCCAAAGAGTTGCGCATGAGCGTTGCCAAGGGCGAGGATTTCGCCAAAGAGCAATTGTCGTCGGAAAAgctttga